Proteins encoded in a region of the Cydia splendana chromosome 19, ilCydSple1.2, whole genome shotgun sequence genome:
- the LOC134799791 gene encoding pickpocket protein 28-like, producing the protein MECEARNMLALCKCVLYYMPKNKTTRVCGKADANCYSNISFIRKGRQQSCEECLPACTEISYYERMSSARLSKAMVEQYAKRLSGNKTAEYVTNNMLIIHFYFEDRTFTRYTKGEIFGLTEFLSNTGGLLGLCMGFSMMSLVELIYYVTLRALCQSRRRPKHHFTQ; encoded by the exons ATGGAGTGCGAGGCTCGAAATATGCTGGCTTTATGCAAATGTGTGTTGTATTACATGCCTA AAAACAAAACCACGCGGGTTTGCGGTAAAGCCGACGCGAACTGCTATTCTAATATAAGTTTTATTAGAAAAG GCCGTCAACAGTCATGCGAAGAGTGCCTGCCGGCGTGCACAGAGATCTCATACTACGAGCGTATGAGCTCCGCCAGACTGAGCAAGGCGATGGTCGAGCAGTACGCGAAGCGGCTCAGCGGCAACAAGACGGCTGAATATGTCAC AAACAACATGCTTATAATCCACTTTTATTTTGAGGACCGCACTTTTACAAGGTACACCAAAGGCGAAATATTCGGTCTGACGGAGTTCTTGT CGAACACTGGAGGGCTACTGGGCCTGTGCATGGGCTTCAGTATGATGAGCCTAGTAGAACTGATCTACTACGTGACGCTGCGCGCTCTTTGCCAGTCGCGACGGAGACCTAAGCATCACTTCACACAATAA
- the LOC134799792 gene encoding mediator of RNA polymerase II transcription subunit 31-like produces the protein YQHIFSVLAQRGYFKEQTFINYLKYLQYWREPEYARYLKYPMCLHFLELLQHEAFRRECVSAQVCKFMDDQAILLWQHYTRRRTRTLQPPDAPAPPAPPAPPGPPRQQS, from the exons TATCAACACATATTTTCAGTTCTAGCACAGCGAGGCTACTTCAAGGAGCAGACCTTCATCAACTACCTGAAGTACCTCCAGTACTGGCGGGAGCCGGAGTACGCTCGCTACCTCAAGTACCCAATGTGCCTACATTTTCTGGAGTTGTTGCAGCATGAGGCGTTTAGAAGAGAATGTGTATCAGCTCAG GTGTGCAAGTTCATGGACGACCAGGCGATCCTGCTGTGGCAGCACTACACGCGGCGGCGCACGCGCACGCTGCAGCCGCCggacgcgcccgcgccgcccgcgccgcccgcgccgcccggCCCGCCAAGACAGCAGTCGTAG